CAAGACATAAACCAACCACCTatgttttgattatttgaaCTTTGTCGATGATTCGACAAATGGTAACAGTCCGAACAATGGTCAGGAAATATTCTCTCTTTTAGCGGTTCACAAGCTTCCGGCAAAACCTTGTCAGAGTATCCTCTAACATTAGAGCAGTTCCATGGATAGTTTGAGCTCACATTAAGGGTGATATTTGATAAGCAGATATCCACAAAATTGTCACCTTCTATACCCTCTATAAGACCTGCTTTTGTTATATTTTCTCCTGTCACGTCCTCGAAAGTAATTCTTTCAATCACCGGTTGAGCATTTGGGTCATAACCATCATCTGGATGTTCACCATATGAACCGGTGAACCTAATAGCAATATCAACATTAGTCAATGTCATGTTAGAGACATAGACGTTTCTAACATAACCGCCTCTTCCGGGTGAAGTCTTTATTCTGATTGCAGAATATGAATCATAAAAGTGTATATCTTTAGCACGAACATTTGATACACCGCCCGACATCTCACTTCCAATAGCTATCCCTGCGCTTGTACGAGTTCTCCCAACAAGCCTGTGGATGACGATATTTGTGCTCGGACGACCAAATGCAATTCCATACTCGTCCCATCCGCTTTTGATGGCAATCAAATCATCACCAGTGCTTATATAACAGTCTTCAATGCACACATCATCAGAAGAGTCTGCACACATTTTGAAAGTAAATGTGAGATTCTAAGTTTGGAAATTGTCAATTACATACGGAACATGGCATTCTAGTCTAAGGGAGTATTAGAGATAAAGTTAGTTAATAACGTTAGTGGAGAGTTAGTTAAGTTAGTTAGGTTAGTTATCGGTGTTATCTCCTTCATTTTCATATGGATTCATATGTATAAATAGAGTCTTTTGTATTCGTTATTGATCGAGTTATCAATAAATGAGATGTTTCGGTAATAGGGAGAAAGTTCACCTGGATCAATCCCGTCTGTATTTGGTGAATCGAGAGGAGCAAGAATTGTGACATTCTGAATTGTGACTTGGCTGCAATATACAGGATGAATTGTCCAAAATGGAGAATCCAAGAATGTTAAATTTGAAATGAGAATCCCGGTTGAATTTATCAATTCTACCAAATGCGGACGTGTATAATCCAGAGTTTTGTTTCTAAACTTGCTCCACCAGATACTCCCTTGACCATCAATAATTCCCTCGTTACCTTCATTGAGACACAATCGCATCAATAAACCAACATGTATAGAGAACAACGGAAGTTATTTGTCGTATATTACAAACCTGTTATGATAACATCAGTCAAATTGCTTCCATAGATGAGGCTCCTATGTCTCCCACCCGGCAACTCCCTTCCTCGTCCATAAGACGGTAGAGGATCAACAACCGGCCAATCCTCGAAGTTCTGTTACAAGCACGATACATATTCATACATATATCATAATCAAATCAAGACCGCGAGATCTAAGCAAATTAGACTAACAAGTTTTTAGGACTTAAAGCCTAGTGCATAAAATATACAAACCTGGTTTACCATATTGATTATTCAAACaccaattttaaataaatgcaTAGTCCTTATATAGTAAATTAATCAAATATCTCAGAAATTACCTATATATAGTAATCAACTAAAATAAACCAACAAACACTACATTGATTGACTAGTAATACTGAAACTGAGAGTGACATTTAGGCTTTACAAAGATTGGTTTCTTACCGTTGATCCAAGAATTACTGCATCCTTGTCCAACCACAAAGTTAGGTGGCTAATGAGATCAAAACTACCGGTTAACCACCTACCGGCTGGAACAAAAAGCTTGGCTCCACCTTTGTCTGAAAAAGAATTTAGGTAGAAAATCGCATTCTGAAACGATTTTGTGTTGAGAGTGATCCCGTCGCCAACAGCACCAAATTCAGTAATACTGACACTATGAGGTCTAACTTTGTCCAAGTTTGTCTCTTTGCAAAGTGTGATGCTCCACACTTTCCATGAGCTACAACACAACAATGCAAGTACCAGAAACACATCCACAATCTgcaaaacataaatttttttcacaaaatcaGTGAAACCACAAACAAACACTAGAAGCTTCCCAGCTTTGGATTCTATCAAATTTATTAaaccattaacaaaaaaaacataattttctttctcATGCTTCTTCAACAGTAACTAAAAGTAGGATCTAGAAATTCAAGTCTGAGTAGTTGAAATTCTACTCAGATCAGTTACAttatcacaaaaacaaaaaccaaaattgaAAAACCAATCACaacccattttttattttctctaacaAAATCCAACTATTTTAAGAATCAACAGAAACAATTAACTCaaattacatcaaaattaacaagTACTATTCTTGAtctgcaaaaaaataaaatttttaaaataaaaaaaaaaaagtacttttAGATCTTACTTAATTACTTCATTCAATTGAAATATAACAAAACAACAACCATTGTTACAAGAGAAGTACTACTTACTGTTGAAGGTTTCCTCATAAGAATGAGATCCGTTATT
This genomic interval from Trifolium pratense cultivar HEN17-A07 linkage group LG6, ARS_RC_1.1, whole genome shotgun sequence contains the following:
- the LOC123891045 gene encoding probable polygalacturonase produces the protein MRKPSTIVDVFLVLALLCCSSWKVWSITLCKETNLDKVRPHSVSITEFGAVGDGITLNTKSFQNAIFYLNSFSDKGGAKLFVPAGRWLTGSFDLISHLTLWLDKDAVILGSTNFEDWPVVDPLPSYGRGRELPGGRHRSLIYGSNLTDVIITGNEGIIDGQGSIWWSKFRNKTLDYTRPHLVELINSTGILISNLTFLDSPFWTIHPVYCSQVTIQNVTILAPLDSPNTDGIDPDSSDDVCIEDCYISTGDDLIAIKSGWDEYGIAFGRPSTNIVIHRLVGRTRTSAGIAIGSEMSGGVSNVRAKDIHFYDSYSAIRIKTSPGRGGYVRNVYVSNMTLTNVDIAIRFTGSYGEHPDDGYDPNAQPVIERITFEDVTGENITKAGLIEGIEGDNFVDICLSNITLNVSSNYPWNCSNVRGYSDKVLPEACEPLKERIFPDHCSDCYHLSNHRQSSNNQNIGQKFHLT